The DNA window ACAGCCCCAGTCCTGTACCTTCTACCCAATTACGGGTTGGTAAGCGTGTAAATGGGGTGAATAATTGTGATTGTAATTCGAGAGGAATACCGTTGCCGTTATCTTTAACCCAAAAGCGAATTTGTCCCGTTTTTAACGGATTTGACCCCAACACTAAATGAGGTGGACGACCCCCATATTTTAAGCCATTACTTAAATAGTTTGCCCAAATCCCTTCAACCCAAGGCGCGTAACCATTAGCGAATGCTAATTGCTCGGGAATTTCTATCGTTCCTTGATATTCCTCTAACAAATGCGCGAGGCGTTCATGAATGACCTGTTGCACAATGCTGTGCATATCCAACGGATAAATTTCTACTTGTCCCTTCTGCGAAACACCTGCCAGCAATAATAAGTCTTGAATAATGTTATGAAGCTGTTTTGCCCCTTGATCTAACCACTGTAACCGATTAGCAAAATCTATACTCATAGGCTGTCCAACTTTGCATTCCGCTTGAAGTATGCTGATAACACTCATGATTCCCCCTAAAGGGTTTTTTAAGTCATGGGCAACGGTACGAGCAAATGCAGCAACTTCTAAATTACGCTGTTCCAATTCTGTTGAGCGATTCAACAATTGTTGTGCAAATAAATCAGCTAACTGTGTACTGGTTTCTAAAGAAATAGATAAGTCACTATTTTCTTTTTGCAACTGTTTAACCATTGCACGGAGTGCATCAACCGAATCACTGTCAGTTTTTATCGTCTTGGGGTCTGTTGATGAAGTTCCCATATTGATACCTCACCTGAATATAGGCTAAACCATTGAGCATATTAAGTATTAATGCTGTAATTCTGTTTCTTTTGACAAAAAATAACCACTGACTGATGAGCAAACAGGATATGTTCAATTATCCTCTGTGAGTGACGACAAAATGATTTCTCACATGGTTTATTTTGACAATACCAATTTTGCCTGCTCTTCTATCAGAAGCTGCTGCATGTCTTCTTTTAACAAAGGTCTATAGAAAATAAATCCTTGCACATATTCACAGGCAAGCTGGGTGAGTGCGTCTAATTGTGCAGAAGTTTCCACCCCCTCCGCAACAACTCGCATTTCTAGGCTGTGCGCCATATTGATGATGGTAGAGATTAAAATATTACCGCTACTAGTATGAATATCATTAATGAAAGATTTATCAATTTTTAAAATATCTAAGGAAAATTGTTTTAAATAATTGAGTGAAGAGTAACCCGTCCCAAAATCATCAATTGCCATAGAAATGCCTAAATCTTGTAATGCCTGAATTTTCTTCAATGTTTTCTCAGCACTGGTCATTGCTAAGGTTTCAGTAATTTCTAATTCTAACCAGCGCGGGTCTAAATGACTTTGTTGTAAAGCCGCATTGATACTATTTAATAAACCTTGATGGTGAAATTGGCGCACCGATAAATTGACAGCTAACCGAATCGCAGGTAATCCCTGATCTTGCCAAAGCTTATTTTGTAGGCAAGCAGTCCGCAACGCCCATTCCCCAATGGGAATAATTAAACCAGTTGATTCTGCTAAGGGAATAAAATCATTAGGAGAAATAAGCCCTAATTGCGGATGTTGCCAACGAATGAGAGCCTCTGCACCAATAATACGCTGATTTTTAAGCTCAAGTTGTGGTTGATAACAGAGATAAAACTCATTATTTTCTAAAGCACGTCGTAGCCC is part of the Beggiatoa alba B18LD genome and encodes:
- a CDS encoding sensor histidine kinase — encoded protein: MGTSSTDPKTIKTDSDSVDALRAMVKQLQKENSDLSISLETSTQLADLFAQQLLNRSTELEQRNLEVAAFARTVAHDLKNPLGGIMSVISILQAECKVGQPMSIDFANRLQWLDQGAKQLHNIIQDLLLLAGVSQKGQVEIYPLDMHSIVQQVIHERLAHLLEEYQGTIEIPEQLAFANGYAPWVEGIWANYLSNGLKYGGRPPHLVLGSNPLKTGQIRFWVKDNGNGIPLELQSQLFTPFTRLPTRNWVEGTGLGLSIVQQIVKKLGGTVGVESGVSEGSLFYFTLPAVVLS